The sequence CCACGGGTGCTGCTCCCGCGTGCTCCCAGCAGCAGTACCTCGAAGGCCTCCTGCAGACTGAGCTTGTGGCGCTTCATCAGGTAAGCCGTGCAGATGGCTGCAGAGCGGCTCCGGCCATTTTTGCAGTACACTAAGCATTTCCCGCCGCTCCGGATTGTGCTCTCGATGGCCTCGCTGCAGCGCTCGAAATACTGATACAGGTCTTCCGCCGGGTCGTCGAAGACGGGCACCCGCAAGGTCTGCAGCGGCTGCAGGTTGGGGAAAGGCTGCTGCCGGGAGACGTTGATACAGAGCGTGACCCCCTCTTGAAGGAGGAGGGTCTCCGCGCAGGC is a genomic window of Paroedura picta isolate Pp20150507F chromosome 8, Ppicta_v3.0, whole genome shotgun sequence containing:
- the DUSP28 gene encoding dual specificity phosphatase 28 isoform X1, encoding MLSLCKVTDSLLLSNARAACAETLLLQEGVTLCINVSRQQPFPNLQPLQTLRVPVFDDPAEDLYQYFERCSEAIESTIRSGGKCLVYCKNGRSRSAAICTAYLMKRHKLSLQEAFEAVKTARPVAEPNAGFWSQLQKYDEHLHMQDQVAPSQKETVPVTGMLKRFITIPKCTWDSYQNHRKSPSGLEETLHPS
- the DUSP28 gene encoding dual specificity phosphatase 28 isoform X3, encoding MLSLCKVTDSLLLSNARAACAETLLLQEGVTLCINVSRQQPFPNLQPLQTLRVPVFDDPAEDLYQYFERCSEAIESTIRSGGKCLVYCKNGRSRSAAICTAYLMKRHKLSLQEAFEAVKTARPVAEPNAGFWSQLQKYDEHLHMQDQVAPSQKETILHVSHLTK
- the DUSP28 gene encoding dual specificity phosphatase 28 isoform X2, with protein sequence MLSLCKVTDSLLLSNARAACAETLLLQEGVTLCINVSRQQPFPNLQPLQTLRVPVFDDPAEDLYQYFERCSEAIESTIRSGGKCLVYCKNGRSRSAAICTAYLMKRHKLSLQEAFEAVKTARPVAEPNAGFWSQLQKYDEHLHMQDQVAPSQKETPIRVGRDSSPQLKVKGR